A window of Coleofasciculus sp. FACHB-1120 genomic DNA:
CACTCGGCGGAAATTGACGATAACTTTAGCTCTCCCTACAGGCTGGAGGGATTCATGAATTCAGGATCAGCGATCGCCTCTAGTTGAGGAAAGTGGATAAACATCATTAAATGGGTTTAATAAGCAAAACTTAATCAGACTGTTTATTGGGTTAAGCAAGGACATCCAAGTAAATTTCTATGATTACCATTGGATTTTTCATGAACAAGTCTGCCTAATGTATGCAATTCGAGCGATCGCGCTGCCTTAATGTAGGTCTTATCGCAAATTCAGCGTTTTAGATAATCACCCATTAATCAGCGTATTCGTTTAGCTAATCACAGTGTCAAATCTAAAGAAAAAATTTATAGATACCATTGGATTTTTCACTGATAAGTTGCGTTTTTTAGCTATTCATTTACCAATTCAAGGTGGTATATTCACTTTTAACGAAGAGCGCAAGCAGCGTTGCTAACGCAAAGAAGCTAACGCGACCGACTTTAGCAAATTTGTTTGAAGCTAATTGCCGTAACTCTATCAGTAGGTTCGCGGCTTAGTTTTAGCAAACAACCATCAATTTTAGTGCAGTAAACCTTTAACCAGTGCAGGAAAGAGGTTTCTTCTGCCTCTAATTGTCATGGCTTTTGCGTTCAAGAAGCATTCTTTTTATTAAGATAGCTTTCCTGCCAAAAACACTAAACAAGATTTGTAACAAGGAGGCATTATGAGCCAATTTTCTCGACTTTCACGCCGCAAATTTATTTTAACTGCTGGGGCATCTACTGTAGTTTCTTTATTGCTAAAAGGGTGTTTAGGAAATCCTCCCGAACCAGGCAACAGCACTCTAGCGCAGACAACTACTGGTGCTGCGCCTGCTGCTAACATCAACCCAGAACAAGCGCCAGAAACTTCTAAAGTAAAACTAGGATTTGTCCCCATTGTAGAATCTGCTCCCCTAATTATTGCTAAAGAGAAAGGTTTTTTTGCTAAATACGGCATGACGGAAGTTGAAATTTCCAAACAAGCTTCCTGGGGTTCCATGCGGGATAACACCGAGATTGGTTCAGCCGGTGGCGGTGTGGATGGCGGTCAATATCAGATGCCAATGCCGCATTTGATTGCTGAAGGTATTATCACCAAAGGTAATCAAAAAATTCCCATGTACTTACTAGCTCAGTTGAATACTCATGGGAATGGAATTGCCCTTGCTAGCAAGCATCTAGGGAAGGGAATGTCATTAAAAATGAACGGTGGAACTGCATTATTCAACCAACTCAAATCAGCAAACACTCCGTTTACAGCCGCCCATACGTTTCCCCAAGTTAACCAAGATTTCTGGATTCGCTACTGGTTAGCAGCAAACGGCATTGATCCAGATGCTGATATGAAATTAATTCCCGTACCATCTGCTCAAACTGTTGCCAACATGAAGACGGGGACGATGGATGCTTTCAGTACAGGTGACCCCTGGCCCTATCGAATTGTTAAAGATAAGATTGGCTTTATGGCGGCATTAACCGCGGAAATTTGGAAAAATCATCCTGAAGAATACTTGGCTTTAAGAGCAGATTGGGTTAATAAAAATCCCAAGGCAACTAAAGCAATTTTGAAAGGTATCATGGAAGCGCAACAGTGGTTAGATAATTTTGATAACCGGAAAGAAGCAGTACAAATTCTCGGTTCGCGGAATTATTTCAACCTTGCACCAGAAATTCTTGAAGGCCCAATGATGGGCAAATACGATATGGGCGATGGTCGCGTCATTGACGATAAATCAATGGCACCTTATTACTGGAAAGATGAAAAAGGTAGTGTTTCTTATCCCTACAAGAGCCACGATCTTTGGTTTATCACCGAAAGCGTCCGCTGGGGCTTTTTGCCTGAATCTACATTGGCAAATGCTAAAACCATTATTGATAAAGTCAACCGGGAGGATATTTGGAGAGAAGCGGCCAAAGAAGCAGGAATTGCTGCTGCTGACATTCCGACAAGTACATCTCGTGGCGTTGAAGAATTTTTTGATGGTGTTAAGTTCGACCCAGAAAATCCCACAGCTTACCTGCAACAACTGAAAATCAAGAAAGTGAAAGCTTAGTCTGTTGTCAGCCGCTAGTTGATAACAAATAGCAGACAACGGACAAAAAACAGTAGACCAATTACCCATTCCCAATTACCCAAGTTTAGGAGAAGACTGTCCATGACAACGCTACAAAGACGCGCTTCCACTACTTCCCAGAACGCCTGGTTGTCCCGCCTAAACAAGCAATTTCCCGACCTGATACCGCCATTTATCGCGATCGCTATTTTCCTCCTCGTGTGGCAGCTGTTCTCTTGGACTCCGGGTGCAACGCTACCAGGCCCCATTCAGGTAGTCAAAGACACTTGGATACTAATTTTCTGGCCTTTTTATGACAAAGGCGGTACAGACAAAGGTTTGTTTTGGCAAATTCTCGCTAGTTTACAACGGGTGGCTATTAGTTACTCCTTAGCAGCGATTATCGGTATTGCCTTGGGCATCTTGATTGGTACGAATAAATTGATGTCCAAAGCCTTAGATCCTCTCTTCCAGTTATTGCGAACTGTACCGCCTCTAGCTTGGGTGCCAATTTCTTTGGCAGCATTGCGCCAAAATGAACCAGCCGCCCTTTTCGTAATTTTTATCACCGCTATCTGGCCTATCTTGATTAATACAGCGGTGGGAGTGAAGCAAATTCCTCAAGATTACAACAACGTCGCCAAAGTTTTGCAGCTTTCACGGAAAGAATACTTCTTCAATATTCTCATTCCTGCTGCTTTACCCTACATTTTCACAGGTTTGAGAATTGCAATCGGTTTGGCTTGGTTGGCAATTATCGCAGCAGAAATTGTGATGTCCGGTATTGTCGGGATTGGCTTCTTTATCTGGGAAGCGTATCAGAATAACGCAGTTAGTGAAGTTATCTTGGCTTTAATCTACATCGGTGTTGTTGGTCTGGTGCTAGATAAAGCGATGGCTTGGATAGAAAGGCGGATTGTACCTGAAGCACAAAAGTAACTAATGGCTAATAGCTAATGGCTAATTGCAATTAGCCATTAGAAACTAACAACTGACAAAGGGTAAGGGACAAGTAGATGAGCGTTTTTGTTGCTGTTGACCAAATTGATAAGGTGTTTTCGTTAACCGGGGGTGGCACCTATGTTGCTCTCAAAGGAATTGACCTCCAGATAAAAAAAGGAGAATTTGTTTCTCTAATTGGTCACTCCGGTTGTGGTAAATCCACGCTGTTAAACATGGTGGCGGGTTTAGATTTGCCAACTGAAGGTGTAGTGACGTTGGAAGGTCAACGCATTACTAAACCCGGCCCTGACCGGATGGTAGTATTCCAAAATTATTCACTATTGCCTTGGCGCACGGTACGGGAAAATATTGCGTTAGCTGTGAACTCGGTAATGAAAGATTTGCCAGCCGGGGAACGCAAAGCAATTGTAGAGCAGCATATTGATATGGTAGGGTTGCGCCATGCTGCTGATAAACCACCAGCTCAATTATCGGGTGGAATGAAACAGCGGGTAGCGATCGCCCGCGCCCTCGCGATTCGTCCCAAGTTACTGCTACTCGATGAACCGTTTGGGGCATTAGATGCGCTGACGCGGGGTAACTTGCAAGAACAGCTGATGAGAATCTGCGAAGAAAACCAAGTCACCGCCGTTATGGTGACTCACGATGTCGATGAAGCGGTGCTGTTGTCTGACCGAATTGTAATGCTCACCAATGGCCCAGAATCCAAAATTGGTCAGATTCTGGAAGTTGATATTCCCCGTCCCCGCAAGCGGATGGAAGTCGTAGAACATCCCAGCTACTACAGCTTGCGGAGTGAGATGATTTACTTCCTCAATCAGCAGAAACGGATTAAGAAAATTCGCGCTAGGAAGACGACAGCGATCGCGCGTCACGGACTAGAAAAAGTTAATCTCGATATTGGCTTCTTACCCCTAACCGCTTGTGCGCCTCTAGCGATCGCTAAGGAAAAAGGCTTCTTTACTAAGCATGGACTGGATGAAGTCAACCTAATGCGCGAAACCAGCTGGCGGGGAATCACCGATGGTATAACTGGCGGATATTTAGATGCCGCCCAGATGCCCTCCGGAATGCCCATCTGGTTAACTCTAGGAGGTCATGAGAACCGCCCCGTTCCGGTCGTCACCTCCCTGACCATGACCCGCAACGGCAACGCCATCACCCTCGCCAAGCGCTTCTACGAGGAAGGCGTGTACAGCTTATCTGATTTTAAAGAGTATCTGCATTCCACTCCCGATCGTCAGCACCGGATGGGAATGGTGCATCCCAGTTCCATGCACAACCTGCTGCTGCGTTATTGGCTGGCGGCTGGAGGTATTGACCCCGACCGCGACGTATCCCTCAAAACCATCCCTCCCGCCCAAATGGTTGTGGATTTGCAAGCCGGAACGATTGACGGTTACTGCGTCGGGGAACCGTGGAATCTCCGCGCCGCGGAAGAAGAAATTGGCTTTACGATTGCGACAGACTTAGAAATTTGGCTGGGACACCCAGGTAAAGTTCTCGGTGTTCGGGAAGACTGGGCAGCAGCTTATCCTAACACCCACATCGCCTTAGTGAAAGCTCTCTTGGAAGCTTGCAAATACTGTGCAGATACGGCGAATGCCCAAGAGATTCGGGAGATTTTGGCGCGGCGGGAGTATGTAAGTACCGATTTAGCTTACATCCAGATGGGAGAACCAAATTTCTCTGCCTGTAGCTTAGACCATCCAATGCGCGAGTATGCCCATCACCAGTTTTACGGCGAAGGTGGTGTCAACCGTCCCAGTCGAACTGAGCAACTTTGGATTATGACGCAGCTGGCGCGTTGGGGCGATACTCCTTTCCCTAGAAATTGGGTAGAAATTCTGGAACGAGTCTGTCGAGTTGGTGCGTTTAGCACAGCAGCGCGAGAACTGGGTCTTGATATTAGTTATACTCGCGGCGCAATTCAACTGTTTGATGGCACTCCTTTTAACGCCGATGACCCAATAGCCTATCTCAATAGTCTGCCGATTAAACAGGATTTTTCAGTTGCGGAAGTGGTCATCGATTCAAGGACGAAGACAGCCGCCTAATTTACAGAAACCCAGACGAATGTAATTCGCGGCTATACAAACACCGCTGGCGCGGACTGAATTTAAAACTTGCGAAGGCAGGTAAAGTCTCGTGTAGCCGCTATTTCTAATCGCCCTTTCTAATCGCCCAGTTTTGCTCCCACCGTTTATTTACCCCCTCTACAGCCATGCAAGCTTTTAACTTTCAAACCCCAACTTCTTTCACTCAAAACTCAAAACTCAAAACTCAAAATACTAGTTCTCCATTTTTGGTGATTGAAAATGTCTCCAAAGTTTATCCAACGCCAAAAGGTCCTTACACGGTTCTGGAAGACGTTAACCTCACCGTACAGCAAGGTGAGTTTATCTGTGTCATCGGTCACTCTGGCTGTGGCAAATCAACGCTGCTAAATATGGTGTCGGGTTTCAGTACGCCCAGCAGCGGCGAGGTGCGAGTTGGCTCTAAGCGCATCACCCAACCGGGGCCAGACCGCATGGTAGTATTTCAAAATTACGCTTTGTTGCCTTGGCGGACTGCGTTTGAAAATATTTATCTAGCAGTTAACGCAGTTTATCCTAATAAGCCGGAAGCTGAAAAAAGGGCGATTGTCAGAGACCATTTAGCAATGGTGGGACTCACAGAAGCTGCTGACAAAAAGCCAACCCAACTATCCGGCGGGATGAAACAGCGAGTCAGTATTGCCCGTGCTTTGGCGATTCGCCCCCAAGTCTTAATTCTCGATGAACCTTTTGGAGCGTTGGATGCAATTACTAAGGAAGAATTACAGGAAGAATTGCTGAAAATTTGGAACGATAACCGAGCGACTGTATTAATGATCACTCACGATATTGATGAGGCTTTGTTTTTAGCAGATCGCTTGGTAATGATGACGAACGGCCCTCATGCTAAAATTGGCGAGGTGATGGAAATTCCTTTTCCGCGTCCGCGCGATCGCGCCCGAATCATGGAAGATCCGCAATACTACAAATTGCGAAATCACGCTTTGGATTTCCTCTACAATCGCTTTGCTCACGACGAATAAAGCAAAAGGCAAAAGGAAAAAACAACACGTCTTTTTTCCTTTTGCCTTTTACCCCGTTAAGTATAAAAAATACTAACGTTTTTAAAATAATCTGAATGGTGTATCTATAAAAAGAGATTGACAAAATGTGGAGAAGCAAGAGGTTAACAAAACAAATTAGAGCAGCTTTCAAAGATGAAAACTTCTTGCACGCGCTGGAAACTATAGAGGGCATTGTTTCCAAGGTTCTTTCAGTTGCTATGATCTTAGTTATTCTGTTAGCAATTTGGAATCTAGGAGTTTATCTGGTACAAATACTGGTTAGCCAACCAGAAGATGAGCCTTTTACCAAAACATTGTTCAAAATATTTGGATTATTTTTAAACGTTTTAATTGCTCTTGAAATTTTAGAAAATATCACTGCATATCTAAAAAAGCACGTTATTCAAGTTGAGTTAGTAATTGTTACTTCTTTAATCGCTGTTGCTCGAAAAATTATTATTCTAGATTTAGAAAAAACTTCAGGAGTTGACATAATTGGGTTAGGAATTGCCCTTTTATCTCTTGCGATTAGTTATTGGATTATTCGCTACATGAACACCAAATAGCATCGCGAATAAAAAAAAGGTTGTGAACTAGAGATTGGCACCCGCACTAGCAGACTAAAGTACCCTTAATGGGAAAATTCAAAGAGGTACTAATAATTAATCCTGATTGAATTCCATTAAAATTTTGATGGAATCTAGCAGGTGTGGAGAGTCAAATATTGGGACAAAACTTAACGTTACAACGTGTACTTTGTTCGGAAAAATCGTTAATTGAAATTATTAAAAATATTTCTTATGAAGGGCAGCTTCTCCAACATGAGGAGAAGCTTTTTTTATTTCTACGTATCTAAAATAAAGTTTAAATTTCCCTAATAGCATTCTAGCTAATATAAATTACCGAAAATAATGCTGCATAGGTATCCTGATGGCTTTCGGGAATACCGAGCAGGTTAGCACAGCTATTAAATATCCGGTAGTGCTGAATAGTAATGGTCACGAACGAAGAGAGGCATTGTAATGATGCACAAAGTACCAAATTGCCCCAATATGATTGCTCAATTTTTTAGAGAACGATAACG
This region includes:
- a CDS encoding CmpA/NrtA family ABC transporter substrate-binding protein gives rise to the protein MSQFSRLSRRKFILTAGASTVVSLLLKGCLGNPPEPGNSTLAQTTTGAAPAANINPEQAPETSKVKLGFVPIVESAPLIIAKEKGFFAKYGMTEVEISKQASWGSMRDNTEIGSAGGGVDGGQYQMPMPHLIAEGIITKGNQKIPMYLLAQLNTHGNGIALASKHLGKGMSLKMNGGTALFNQLKSANTPFTAAHTFPQVNQDFWIRYWLAANGIDPDADMKLIPVPSAQTVANMKTGTMDAFSTGDPWPYRIVKDKIGFMAALTAEIWKNHPEEYLALRADWVNKNPKATKAILKGIMEAQQWLDNFDNRKEAVQILGSRNYFNLAPEILEGPMMGKYDMGDGRVIDDKSMAPYYWKDEKGSVSYPYKSHDLWFITESVRWGFLPESTLANAKTIIDKVNREDIWREAAKEAGIAAADIPTSTSRGVEEFFDGVKFDPENPTAYLQQLKIKKVKA
- the ntrB gene encoding nitrate ABC transporter permease, with amino-acid sequence MTTLQRRASTTSQNAWLSRLNKQFPDLIPPFIAIAIFLLVWQLFSWTPGATLPGPIQVVKDTWILIFWPFYDKGGTDKGLFWQILASLQRVAISYSLAAIIGIALGILIGTNKLMSKALDPLFQLLRTVPPLAWVPISLAALRQNEPAALFVIFITAIWPILINTAVGVKQIPQDYNNVAKVLQLSRKEYFFNILIPAALPYIFTGLRIAIGLAWLAIIAAEIVMSGIVGIGFFIWEAYQNNAVSEVILALIYIGVVGLVLDKAMAWIERRIVPEAQK
- a CDS encoding nitrate ABC transporter ATP-binding protein (This model describes the ATP binding subunits of ATP-binding cassette (ABC) transporters for nitrate transport, or for bicarbonate transport, in bacteria and archaea.), which produces MSVFVAVDQIDKVFSLTGGGTYVALKGIDLQIKKGEFVSLIGHSGCGKSTLLNMVAGLDLPTEGVVTLEGQRITKPGPDRMVVFQNYSLLPWRTVRENIALAVNSVMKDLPAGERKAIVEQHIDMVGLRHAADKPPAQLSGGMKQRVAIARALAIRPKLLLLDEPFGALDALTRGNLQEQLMRICEENQVTAVMVTHDVDEAVLLSDRIVMLTNGPESKIGQILEVDIPRPRKRMEVVEHPSYYSLRSEMIYFLNQQKRIKKIRARKTTAIARHGLEKVNLDIGFLPLTACAPLAIAKEKGFFTKHGLDEVNLMRETSWRGITDGITGGYLDAAQMPSGMPIWLTLGGHENRPVPVVTSLTMTRNGNAITLAKRFYEEGVYSLSDFKEYLHSTPDRQHRMGMVHPSSMHNLLLRYWLAAGGIDPDRDVSLKTIPPAQMVVDLQAGTIDGYCVGEPWNLRAAEEEIGFTIATDLEIWLGHPGKVLGVREDWAAAYPNTHIALVKALLEACKYCADTANAQEIREILARREYVSTDLAYIQMGEPNFSACSLDHPMREYAHHQFYGEGGVNRPSRTEQLWIMTQLARWGDTPFPRNWVEILERVCRVGAFSTAARELGLDISYTRGAIQLFDGTPFNADDPIAYLNSLPIKQDFSVAEVVIDSRTKTAA
- a CDS encoding nitrate ABC transporter ATP-binding protein (This model describes the ATP binding subunits of ATP-binding cassette (ABC) transporters for nitrate transport, or for bicarbonate transport, in bacteria and archaea.), which translates into the protein MQAFNFQTPTSFTQNSKLKTQNTSSPFLVIENVSKVYPTPKGPYTVLEDVNLTVQQGEFICVIGHSGCGKSTLLNMVSGFSTPSSGEVRVGSKRITQPGPDRMVVFQNYALLPWRTAFENIYLAVNAVYPNKPEAEKRAIVRDHLAMVGLTEAADKKPTQLSGGMKQRVSIARALAIRPQVLILDEPFGALDAITKEELQEELLKIWNDNRATVLMITHDIDEALFLADRLVMMTNGPHAKIGEVMEIPFPRPRDRARIMEDPQYYKLRNHALDFLYNRFAHDE
- a CDS encoding phosphate-starvation-inducible PsiE family protein, with amino-acid sequence MWRSKRLTKQIRAAFKDENFLHALETIEGIVSKVLSVAMILVILLAIWNLGVYLVQILVSQPEDEPFTKTLFKIFGLFLNVLIALEILENITAYLKKHVIQVELVIVTSLIAVARKIIILDLEKTSGVDIIGLGIALLSLAISYWIIRYMNTK